In Etheostoma spectabile isolate EspeVRDwgs_2016 unplaced genomic scaffold, UIUC_Espe_1.0 scaffold00018490, whole genome shotgun sequence, one genomic interval encodes:
- the LOC116680795 gene encoding LOW QUALITY PROTEIN: arachidonate 15-lipoxygenase B-like (The sequence of the model RefSeq protein was modified relative to this genomic sequence to represent the inferred CDS: inserted 2 bases in 2 codons): MANYEVTVFVGNIAGANTFNNIFIKLVGEDGESEREWIMGAFSFIRGKVSSYTLFCPVSIGKLFLIELDKQCLPLFPEDSWYPAKVEVKSPEGDTYNFPIYRWVTDDMVHCFREGKALRVFDDNHHLAIKYRQLELKQREKDYCWHVYAEGMPHCMKAESPSSLPCEVQFSFTKTVELAYTVYTGVIELKLKGLADRKEKWTNIDDVDQVFCCKRTHISDYVRKHWKEDAFFGYQYLNGTNPMLIRRCSALPDNFPVTDDMISRRGFNLRNEMKKGNIFLCDYKRLDGVKANTINGKKQYLMAPLVLLHRTPDDELMPIAIQLKQTPAEDNPIFLPTDFEYDWLMAKIFVRSADFSEHQLNVHLLRTHLLAEVFAVSLLRNVPMVHPLYKLLMPHTRYTLHINSLARKLLISETGVFTQSAASGGEGLMTILKRSLSSNYSSLCIPEDIAERGVGAVPNFYYRDDGLRLWNIIHRFVHGVLSFYYKTDAEVKEDSELQKWISDIFEHGFLSQECTGIPKSFTTVAELIKFVTMVIFTCSGQHSAVNAGQYDYGGWMPNCPISLQLPPPTTKGETSEATMLQTXPDINTTVQGMATLWLLSKKSSDFVPLGQXPENRFSEETPCKLIKDFQKSASRLSARINLRNKTLEVPYTYLDPAELENSVAI; the protein is encoded by the exons ATGGCAAATTATGAAGTGACTGTATTTGTTGGCAATATCGCGGGTGCCAACACTTTCAACAACATCTTCATTAAGCTGGTAGGAGAAGATGGGGAGAGCGAGCGTGAGTGGATCATGGGAGCTTTTTCCTTTATCAGGGGAAAA GTGTCTAGTTATACTTTGTTCTGCCCCGTCTCAATTGGAAAGCTGTTCCTGATAGAGCTGGACAAACAGTGTCTCCCACTGTTCCCTGAAGACTCCTGGTACCCTGCCAAGGTGGAAGTGAAATCTCCTGAGGGAGATACCTACAACTTTCCCATCTATCGCTGGGTCACAGACGACATGGTGCACTGTTTCCGAGAGGGAAAAG CTCTGAGAGTCTTTGACGACAACCATCATCTTGCCATAAAATATCGGCAGCTGGAACTGAAGCAACGAGAGAAGGACTATTG CTGGCATGTGTATGCAGAGGGAATGCCCCACTGCATGAAGGCAGAGAGCCCTAGTTCTTTGCCTTGTGAGGTCCAATTCTCCTTTACTAAGACTGTAGAGTTGGCCTACACTGTCTACACTGG GGTGATTGAACTGAAACTTAAGGGTCTGGCTGATCGCAAGGAGAAGTGGACAAATATTGATGATGTCGATCAGGTGTTCTGCTGCAAACGGACTCACATATCGG ATTATGTCCGGAAACATTGGAAGGAGGATGCTTTTTTTGGCTACCAGTATCTAAATGGTACTAACCCCATGTTGATCCGACGTTGTTCAGCTCTGCCTGATAACTTTCCTGTCACTGACGACATGATCTCTCGCCGTGGATTTAACTTGAGAAATGAAATGAAG AAAGGCAACATATTCCTTTGTGACTACAAGCGTTTGGATGGAGTGAAAGCAAACACCATCAATGGGAAGAAGCAGTACTTGATGGCTCCACTCGTCCTGCTCCACAGAACACCTGATGATGAACTGATGCCAATTGCTATTCAG CTGAAGCAGACTCCAGCAGAGGACAACCCTATCTTCCTTCCTACTGATTTTGAGTACGACTGGTTGATGGCCAAGATTTTTGTGAGAAGTGCAGATTTCAGTGAGCATCAACTCAATGTTCACCTGCTACGCACTCACCTGCTGGCTGAAGTGTTTGCAGTGTCGCTGCTGCGCAATGTGCCGATGGTGCATCCACTGTACAAG CTCCTCATGCCTCACACTCGCTACACTCTGCATATCAACTCCTTAGCTCGGAAGCTTTTAATATCTGAGACTGGAGTTTTTACACAG TCTGCAGCTTCTGGTGGAGAGGGTTTGATGACAATCCTGAAGAGATCACTGTCCTCTAACTACAGCTCCCTCTGCATACCAGAGGACATTGCTGAGCGTGGTGTGGGGGCTGTGCCGAACTTCTACTACAGGGATGATGGACTCAGGCTTTGGAATATCATCCACAG GTTTGTGCATGGAGTGCTCAGCTTCTACTACAAGACTGACGCTGAGGTCAAGGAAGACTCCGAACTGCAGAAGTggatttcagacatttttgaaCATGGATTTCTTTCCCAAGAATGCACAG GAATTCCAAAAAGCTTTACCACTGTGGCTGAGTTGATCAAGTTTGTCACCATGGTGATCTTCACTTGCTCAGGACAGCACTCAGCTGTTAATGCTGGACAG TATGACTATGGTGGCTGGATGCCCAACTGTCCCATCTCTCTGCAACTTCCTCCACCAACCACAAAGGGGGAAACAAGCGAGGCCACAATGCTACAGA TTCCTGACATCAACACAACAGTTCAGGGAATGGCCACCTTGTGGCTACTCAGCAAGAAGTCGTCTGACTTT GTCCCTCTTGGCC TACCAGAGAACCGTTTCAGTGAGGAGACTCCCTGCAAGCTGATAAAGGATTTTCAAAAATCAGCTTCAAGACTAAGTGCGCGCATCAACTTGAGAAACAAGACGCTGGAGGTCCCATACACATACTTGGACCCAGCGGAGCTAGAAAACAGCGTGGCCATTTAA